A single window of Granulicella mallensis MP5ACTX8 DNA harbors:
- a CDS encoding glycosyltransferase produces the protein MIDRIWRDVIALSAWGIAIPWCVRTSALIQNFSLVPDLSWLDWNVSPTGTPGLIVVVTARDEADNIAATLDTLLAQDYPYLRVLAVDDRSVDATGTIMDEYAARRPDRLTALHITKLEEGWLGKTFAMQVATQSSDSEYLLFTDADVLFSPSILRRALAYAEQSQAAHLVVMPTAQVRSRGEGIVLGFIQMLGLWASRPWRIADPKAQKDIIGVGSFNLVRRDALEAIGGLEPQRLTVLEDVILGRRIKAAGLPQRVAFAPGMVLVHWAKGMGGIVRAMTKNLFSAFNFRPFLLLGACLWIVVFCLLPIAGLVWWVTLLPALLVLSCVAVTYRELSAVSEVDARYGWLYPLGALIFMYGMLRSMVVTWVNRGIIWRGTLYPLRELRRFNSPFQWRSKN, from the coding sequence TTTCGCTGGTGCCGGACCTGAGCTGGCTCGACTGGAATGTTTCTCCCACCGGCACGCCCGGTCTGATCGTCGTCGTTACGGCGCGCGATGAGGCGGACAACATCGCCGCAACGCTCGACACGTTGCTGGCCCAGGACTATCCGTATCTGCGCGTCCTGGCAGTCGATGACCGGTCGGTGGACGCGACGGGCACGATCATGGATGAATATGCCGCTCGACGCCCGGACCGGTTGACGGCTCTCCACATTACCAAGCTGGAAGAGGGCTGGCTGGGCAAGACGTTTGCCATGCAGGTGGCGACGCAGAGCAGCGACTCCGAGTACCTGCTGTTTACCGATGCCGACGTGCTGTTTTCGCCGTCGATCCTGCGCCGGGCCCTGGCCTATGCCGAGCAGTCGCAGGCCGCACATCTCGTCGTGATGCCTACGGCACAGGTACGTTCGCGCGGCGAGGGAATCGTGCTCGGATTCATCCAGATGCTCGGCCTCTGGGCCTCGCGTCCGTGGCGCATCGCTGATCCCAAGGCACAGAAAGACATCATTGGAGTAGGGTCGTTCAATCTTGTGCGGCGCGATGCCCTAGAGGCGATTGGCGGGCTGGAGCCCCAGCGATTGACGGTGCTTGAGGATGTGATCCTGGGACGGCGTATCAAGGCTGCCGGACTGCCACAGCGCGTCGCCTTTGCTCCCGGAATGGTGCTGGTGCACTGGGCGAAGGGTATGGGCGGGATTGTGCGCGCGATGACGAAGAATCTCTTCTCCGCTTTTAACTTCCGGCCGTTCCTGCTGCTGGGTGCTTGCTTGTGGATCGTTGTGTTCTGTCTGCTTCCGATTGCCGGGCTGGTCTGGTGGGTGACGCTGCTGCCGGCGTTGTTGGTGCTCAGCTGCGTCGCGGTGACATATCGCGAGTTGAGCGCAGTCAGCGAGGTCGATGCGCGCTATGGGTGGCTGTATCCGCTGGGCGCGCTCATCTTTATGTACGGCATGCTGCGCTCGATGGTGGTGACGTGGGTGAATCGAGGCATCATCTGGAGGGGAACACTCTATCCGCTGCGTGAACTGCGCCGGTTTAATAGCCCCTTTCAGTGGAGGAGTAAGAATTAG
- a CDS encoding SEC-C metal-binding domain-containing protein encodes MHGDKDLYEKLGRNDLCPCDSGRSFQAVLSGIG; translated from the coding sequence GTGCATGGAGATAAAGACCTGTACGAAAAGTTGGGCAGAAACGATCTGTGCCCCTGCGATTCCGGCAGGAGCTTTCAAGCGGTGCTGTCTGGCATCGGGTAA
- the ispG gene encoding flavodoxin-dependent (E)-4-hydroxy-3-methylbut-2-enyl-diphosphate synthase, with protein MPAIHRRKTVTVNVGGIRVGSDAPVVVQSMTNTDTADIESTVQQVAALARAGSELVRITVNNDEAAKAVPYIVEGIQKKGWNTPIVGDFHYNGHLLLRKYPDCAKALSKYRINPGNVSIGRKDDDNFRTMVEAAVEYQKPVRIGVNWGSLDQALLTRMMDDNSKSAEPRDARDVMMEAMVVSALDNATAAERYGLRRDQIILSAKVSGVRDLVDVYTELASRCDYTLHLGLTEAGMGMKGVVASTAGLAPLLLAGIGDTIRVSLTPTPGGDRSEEVRCAQQILQSLSIRSFMPQVTSCPGCGRTTSTYFQELAERIQNYLVESMPEWKKQYPGVEELKLAVMGCIVNGPGESKHANIGISLPGTFEEPKAPVYVDGKLFTTLKGDRIVEEFQVILDEYVQKRYGHQLVEV; from the coding sequence ATGCCCGCTATTCACCGTAGAAAAACCGTCACCGTCAATGTAGGCGGCATCCGCGTCGGCTCCGACGCTCCCGTTGTTGTCCAGTCGATGACCAACACCGACACCGCCGACATCGAGAGCACCGTCCAGCAGGTCGCTGCCCTGGCCCGTGCCGGCTCCGAACTCGTCCGCATCACGGTCAACAACGATGAAGCGGCAAAGGCCGTTCCCTATATCGTCGAAGGCATTCAGAAAAAGGGCTGGAACACGCCCATCGTCGGAGACTTCCACTACAACGGCCACCTGCTGTTGCGGAAGTATCCCGACTGCGCCAAGGCGCTCTCCAAGTACAGAATCAACCCCGGCAACGTCTCCATCGGCCGGAAGGACGACGACAACTTCCGCACCATGGTGGAAGCCGCCGTCGAGTACCAGAAGCCTGTTCGCATCGGCGTCAACTGGGGCTCGCTCGACCAGGCGCTGCTCACCCGCATGATGGACGACAACTCGAAGTCCGCCGAGCCCAGGGATGCGCGCGATGTGATGATGGAGGCGATGGTCGTCTCCGCGCTCGACAACGCCACCGCAGCCGAGCGCTACGGCCTGCGCCGCGATCAGATCATCCTTTCCGCCAAGGTTTCCGGCGTTCGCGACCTCGTCGACGTCTATACCGAGCTTGCCTCGCGCTGCGACTACACGCTGCACCTCGGCCTGACCGAAGCGGGCATGGGCATGAAGGGCGTTGTCGCCAGCACCGCCGGCCTCGCTCCCCTGCTGCTTGCCGGCATCGGCGATACCATTCGCGTCTCCCTGACGCCGACGCCCGGCGGCGACCGCTCGGAAGAGGTTCGCTGCGCCCAGCAGATCCTGCAGTCGCTCTCGATCCGCAGCTTCATGCCGCAGGTCACGAGCTGCCCCGGCTGCGGCCGCACCACGAGCACCTACTTCCAGGAGCTCGCCGAGCGCATCCAGAATTATCTGGTCGAATCCATGCCCGAGTGGAAGAAGCAGTACCCCGGCGTCGAAGAGTTGAAGCTCGCCGTCATGGGTTGCATCGTCAACGGCCCCGGTGAGTCCAAGCACGCGAACATCGGCATCTCGCTGCCCGGCACATTCGAGGAGCCCAAGGCCCCGGTCTACGTCGACGGCAAGCTCTTCACCACACTCAAGGGCGACCGGATCGTGGAAGAGTTCCAGGTCATTCTCGATGAGTACGTCCAGAAGCGCTACGGACATCAGCTCGTCGAAGTCTAA
- a CDS encoding TIGR03435 family protein, whose amino-acid sequence MLIERRLWRRLLSTVALGIAIGVIASVAKAQSSAGPTFDVASVKQNKASVDGRSHIYSSSTSGNFRTANVPMKALLQQAYGLPESQIFGVPEPVSSAMFDIVAKVDSTFDVQLNLLDEEARKAQKRLLLQALLADRFHLKCHKETRELPIYALVVTKGGVKLVAAQSNGLLINGSYGKLTAQGLTTDGLARELARVLGRPVEDKTGVPGRFDVTLQWTPDEGPARLNGVSIADPPPSIFTAIQEQLGLKLEPRKGPVEVLVVDHVEMPTEN is encoded by the coding sequence ATGCTGATTGAGCGAAGGTTATGGCGAAGGCTGCTATCCACCGTTGCGCTGGGGATAGCCATTGGTGTGATCGCATCGGTTGCGAAGGCCCAAAGCAGTGCAGGGCCAACCTTCGATGTGGCTTCCGTGAAGCAGAACAAGGCGTCCGTCGACGGCAGGTCGCATATTTATAGTTCTTCGACCAGCGGAAACTTTCGAACGGCCAATGTCCCCATGAAAGCTCTGCTTCAGCAGGCTTATGGCTTGCCGGAGAGTCAGATCTTCGGCGTGCCTGAGCCTGTCAGTTCGGCGATGTTCGACATTGTGGCAAAGGTGGATAGCACGTTCGATGTGCAGTTGAACCTGCTCGATGAAGAGGCGCGAAAGGCGCAAAAGAGGCTGTTGCTTCAAGCCTTGCTGGCAGATCGATTCCATCTGAAGTGCCACAAGGAGACCAGAGAACTGCCGATCTATGCCCTGGTGGTGACGAAGGGCGGTGTCAAGCTGGTGGCAGCGCAGTCGAATGGACTGCTGATCAACGGTTCTTACGGCAAATTGACGGCTCAGGGATTGACTACCGACGGTCTGGCGCGGGAGTTGGCGAGGGTTTTAGGGCGGCCTGTTGAAGATAAGACAGGCGTTCCCGGGCGGTTCGATGTGACGTTACAGTGGACCCCGGACGAAGGCCCCGCCAGGTTGAACGGAGTATCGATTGCCGATCCTCCACCGTCGATTTTTACGGCGATTCAGGAACAGCTCGGACTAAAGCTGGAGCCGCGTAAAGGGCCGGTGGAAGTTCTCGTCGTGGATCATGTGGAGATGCCTACGGAGAACTAG
- a CDS encoding sulfatase family protein codes for MPQSTEPNRREFLQGSLALAGTILASSRQGEAETPSKPAKQPNLIFFFGEGQRADALSLAGNPILKTPHHDRLGREGMRFTNAFCTNALCAPARAVAMTGMYSKSTGAYANEDAGTPLPEDIPLFTDILRAAGYEVGIVGKTHLRNGAEDRYWDYYFGHNAPSNNYYNPTYKEGRRGKIGPEKRYKNVWADDLAVQRGLNWLDEDRGDKPFCLLIWFMAPHAPFYRPRRYLDLYRDTVIPKPATFDDDLKDYPGKARCFAAAENKIGTTVMVDTPRSLEEITKDYYAALVGVDDLIGEVLAYLERRKLLDDTAILHGSDHGYFLGEWRLFDKRLMHEPSIRVPLMIRYPKRIKAGTVRNEMVLDTDLAPTLLDLAGIEKPANMQGKSVLPLAEKADPAFRTEWYYEYFEWPNPEATPPCRGVRTERYKLIHYTRDPQEYEMYDLQNDPNEVNNLYGQPQYQDLQKELWERLERLSAAVPERKRSA; via the coding sequence GTGCCGCAGTCTACAGAACCGAACCGGCGAGAGTTTCTTCAGGGCTCTCTAGCGCTTGCAGGAACCATCCTTGCCTCTTCCCGGCAAGGCGAAGCGGAGACACCCTCAAAGCCCGCAAAACAGCCAAATCTCATCTTCTTCTTCGGAGAAGGCCAGCGGGCCGACGCCCTTTCGCTTGCCGGAAACCCGATCCTCAAGACGCCCCATCACGACCGCCTTGGACGGGAGGGCATGCGTTTTACCAATGCCTTCTGCACTAATGCCCTCTGCGCTCCCGCCCGCGCCGTGGCGATGACCGGCATGTACAGCAAGTCGACGGGAGCCTATGCCAACGAGGATGCGGGAACGCCTCTGCCGGAAGATATCCCCCTGTTTACCGACATCCTGCGCGCTGCCGGGTATGAGGTCGGCATCGTCGGCAAGACGCATCTCCGCAATGGCGCGGAAGACCGTTATTGGGACTACTACTTCGGCCACAATGCGCCCTCGAACAACTACTACAACCCCACCTACAAGGAAGGCCGCAGGGGAAAGATAGGCCCTGAGAAGCGCTACAAGAACGTCTGGGCTGACGATCTCGCCGTCCAGCGTGGGCTGAATTGGCTGGACGAAGACCGCGGCGACAAACCATTCTGCCTGCTGATCTGGTTCATGGCTCCCCATGCGCCGTTCTATCGGCCCAGGCGGTATCTTGATCTATACCGCGATACGGTAATCCCTAAGCCTGCCACCTTCGATGATGACCTGAAGGATTATCCCGGCAAGGCCCGCTGCTTCGCCGCCGCGGAAAACAAGATCGGCACCACTGTCATGGTCGATACTCCACGGTCTCTCGAAGAGATCACCAAGGATTACTATGCGGCTCTCGTGGGTGTGGACGATCTGATCGGCGAAGTCCTCGCCTATCTAGAGCGTCGCAAACTGCTCGACGATACGGCCATCCTGCATGGTTCCGACCATGGCTACTTTCTCGGGGAGTGGCGACTCTTCGACAAGCGCCTGATGCACGAGCCTTCCATCCGCGTGCCCCTGATGATCCGCTATCCCAAACGCATCAAGGCGGGCACCGTTCGGAATGAGATGGTGCTGGACACCGACCTCGCGCCTACATTGCTCGACCTGGCAGGGATTGAAAAGCCAGCAAACATGCAGGGAAAGAGTGTGCTTCCTCTGGCCGAAAAGGCCGACCCCGCCTTCCGCACAGAGTGGTACTACGAATACTTCGAGTGGCCCAATCCCGAAGCCACACCTCCCTGCCGCGGCGTGCGGACGGAGCGCTACAAGCTCATCCACTACACCAGGGACCCGCAGGAGTACGAGATGTACGACCTGCAGAACGACCCCAACGAGGTAAACAACCTCTACGGACAGCCTCAATATCAGGACCTGCAAAAAGAACTCTGGGAGAGGCTCGAACGACTCAGCGCGGCGGTTCCCGAGAGAAAGCGTTCAGCCTAG
- the cobG gene encoding precorrin-3B synthase has protein sequence MRVGDKFCPGILHAVPAKDGLLLRIRVPGGLIQPDQLGVIAELSATLGDGQIEITSRANLQLRAIQPQDLAKLVEGLIAADLLPSREHDRVRNIIASPFAGLDRQELLDTVPLVRELDDRLTADSAFAELHPKFSMALDGGGRWFSRETDDLALRAVRAGDEVFFQLLVGGEPSDMSVTSARAVDCMLEAARISLRIARQFEIPVRGRRIIAVPGATATMMEGLSEFLTPCTLPHDFAVEVETPVGISPTRHAGLASVSPSVPLGRLQAGQARLLSTISKDYESSLRLAPWRGIVLGAIPERAVREVSIQLDAAGLSLDGKDGYRGLSACAGIHGCDASLGDVRAVAVSLARQLAGREIKPGWTVNISGCEKRCAMRNGATAEMEANESGYSLKLHGVSVASHSSPAAAMEAIVACHKDQDFAAEVDS, from the coding sequence ATGCGAGTTGGAGATAAATTTTGCCCGGGAATTCTTCACGCCGTTCCTGCGAAAGACGGTTTGCTCCTGCGTATCCGAGTCCCTGGCGGGCTGATACAGCCAGACCAACTGGGCGTTATCGCGGAGCTTTCTGCGACGCTGGGGGACGGTCAAATAGAGATCACCTCGCGCGCCAACCTGCAGCTTCGCGCGATTCAACCCCAGGATCTCGCCAAACTCGTAGAAGGCCTCATCGCCGCTGACCTTCTTCCTTCGCGCGAACATGATCGCGTTCGCAATATCATTGCCAGCCCTTTTGCCGGTCTGGACCGCCAGGAACTGCTGGATACCGTGCCGCTTGTCCGTGAGCTGGATGATCGTCTTACTGCGGATTCGGCCTTTGCGGAGCTGCATCCCAAGTTCAGCATGGCCCTGGACGGAGGCGGTAGATGGTTCAGTCGCGAGACGGATGATCTCGCCCTGCGCGCTGTAAGGGCAGGGGATGAGGTCTTTTTTCAGCTTTTGGTTGGCGGTGAACCCTCAGACATGAGTGTGACATCTGCCCGGGCGGTTGACTGTATGCTTGAGGCTGCACGGATCTCGCTGCGGATCGCCAGGCAGTTCGAGATACCCGTTCGAGGGAGAAGAATCATCGCTGTGCCCGGTGCTACTGCAACCATGATGGAAGGTCTTTCTGAATTTTTAACTCCCTGCACCCTGCCGCATGATTTTGCAGTTGAGGTCGAGACGCCGGTTGGTATCAGCCCAACGAGGCATGCCGGGCTGGCCAGCGTCAGCCCGTCGGTCCCCCTGGGCCGGTTGCAGGCAGGGCAGGCACGGTTGCTCTCCACGATCTCAAAGGACTATGAGAGCAGTCTGAGGCTTGCTCCCTGGCGCGGCATCGTTCTGGGTGCGATCCCTGAGCGGGCTGTTCGTGAGGTGAGCATACAGCTTGATGCTGCGGGGCTCTCTCTTGATGGGAAAGATGGGTACCGGGGCCTCTCTGCCTGCGCTGGAATTCATGGCTGTGATGCTTCCTTAGGCGATGTGCGAGCTGTAGCGGTGTCGCTGGCGCGGCAACTCGCGGGCCGTGAGATCAAGCCGGGATGGACCGTGAATATCTCCGGGTGCGAGAAGCGTTGTGCGATGCGCAACGGCGCGACGGCGGAGATGGAAGCCAACGAGTCGGGTTACAGTTTGAAGCTTCACGGAGTCTCTGTTGCCTCGCACTCTTCTCCTGCTGCTGCGATGGAAGCGATCGTAGCCTGCCACAAAGATCAAGATTTTGCTGCTGAGGTTGATTCATGA
- a CDS encoding precorrin-8X methylmutase, which produces MKMTYTKDAGAIYRESFAIIRAEADLSAFPKDLARVVVRMIHACGMTDLPQYVAASPDATEAGMEALRAGATILCDANMVANGVTRSRLPRNNEVLCTLGDPQTVELAKKLETTRSAAALELWRDKLEGSVVVIGNAPTALFRLLEMLEENAPRPALIIGVPVGFVGAAESKEALMASPLNLPYLTIQGRRGGSAIAAAAVNALASEAE; this is translated from the coding sequence ATGAAGATGACTTATACGAAAGACGCCGGTGCAATCTATCGGGAGTCTTTCGCCATTATCCGGGCTGAGGCGGACCTGTCTGCCTTCCCGAAAGACCTTGCTCGTGTTGTGGTGCGGATGATCCACGCCTGCGGCATGACGGACCTCCCGCAATATGTTGCGGCCTCCCCTGACGCTACAGAAGCCGGCATGGAGGCTCTTCGTGCCGGAGCGACGATCCTCTGCGACGCAAACATGGTGGCGAACGGAGTCACCCGGTCGAGACTTCCACGGAACAATGAAGTGCTTTGCACGCTGGGCGATCCTCAGACTGTGGAGCTGGCGAAGAAGCTGGAAACAACGCGTAGCGCCGCTGCCTTGGAGCTTTGGCGCGACAAGCTGGAGGGCTCGGTTGTGGTGATCGGGAATGCGCCAACGGCGTTGTTCCGTTTGCTGGAGATGCTGGAGGAGAACGCACCCCGTCCGGCGCTGATTATTGGAGTTCCGGTAGGCTTCGTCGGCGCGGCGGAGTCGAAGGAGGCTCTCATGGCCAGTCCGTTGAATCTTCCTTACCTAACCATTCAAGGACGTCGTGGCGGCAGTGCCATTGCCGCCGCCGCTGTCAACGCACTTGCAAGTGAGGCCGAATGA
- a CDS encoding precorrin-2 C(20)-methyltransferase encodes MIETQKAGRLFGVGLGPGDPELVTLKALRLVRQAQVIAYPSAKHGQSNARSIVSHELVHGQIELPMLYPITTELTDHPGGYEGAISDFYDAMAKEIAIHLDQGRDVAILCEGDPFFYGSYMYLHDRLAHRFVTEVIPGVPSIMAAAARFGTPLVRRNSELVVLPATLSEDELASRLNTSSSFAIIKLGRNFAKVERALVRAGLADRALFIERATMPNERILKLSEVDPLNVAYFSLILIPDLSGCVKDIAAEDLGRITVVGLGPGAAGWITPEAQQALDDATDVVGYKTYLDRVPVKPGQRRYGSDNKVEAERARHALSLAESGRRVCVVSSGDPGIFAMASAVLESVEQGPEEWRSLDIHVVPGLSAMQAAASRVGAPLGHDFCVLSLSDRLKPWEVIVKRLHAAASADFALALYNPISSERTWQLSEAQSILAQYRAPETPVVLARSVGRSDEKIVFTDLGRLDPSLVDMQTLVLVGSSTTRQFTLANGRQLIYTPRSYGV; translated from the coding sequence ATGATCGAAACCCAGAAAGCAGGACGATTATTCGGTGTGGGGCTTGGACCGGGCGATCCCGAGCTGGTGACGCTCAAGGCTCTGCGGCTTGTGCGTCAGGCGCAGGTGATTGCCTATCCCAGTGCCAAGCACGGCCAGAGCAATGCTCGCTCCATCGTTAGCCACGAGCTGGTACACGGGCAGATCGAGCTGCCGATGCTCTATCCGATCACGACGGAGCTGACCGATCATCCCGGCGGCTACGAGGGCGCAATCTCGGATTTCTACGATGCCATGGCGAAGGAGATTGCCATCCATCTCGACCAGGGCCGGGACGTGGCGATTCTCTGTGAGGGAGACCCTTTCTTTTATGGGTCGTACATGTACCTTCACGACAGGCTGGCGCATCGCTTTGTGACGGAGGTTATTCCGGGCGTTCCCTCCATCATGGCTGCGGCCGCAAGATTCGGAACGCCGCTGGTGAGGAGAAACTCCGAACTGGTTGTGTTGCCCGCAACCCTCTCTGAAGATGAGTTAGCGTCGCGGCTGAATACCTCTAGTTCCTTTGCCATTATTAAACTGGGCCGTAACTTCGCAAAGGTAGAGCGTGCGCTTGTCCGGGCCGGCCTTGCCGATAGGGCCCTCTTTATCGAGCGCGCAACGATGCCCAATGAGCGCATCCTGAAGCTGAGCGAGGTTGATCCACTGAACGTTGCTTACTTCTCGCTGATTCTGATTCCGGATTTAAGTGGGTGCGTGAAGGATATAGCCGCGGAGGATCTGGGCCGGATCACGGTTGTAGGACTTGGGCCCGGTGCGGCTGGCTGGATCACTCCGGAGGCTCAGCAGGCGCTGGACGATGCGACGGATGTTGTTGGCTATAAGACCTATCTGGATCGTGTTCCTGTAAAACCCGGTCAGCGCCGCTATGGCTCGGACAACAAGGTCGAGGCAGAGCGCGCGCGTCATGCTCTCTCGCTGGCGGAGTCAGGGCGTCGAGTGTGTGTGGTTTCGTCCGGTGATCCCGGCATCTTTGCGATGGCTTCGGCTGTGTTGGAGTCCGTGGAGCAGGGGCCAGAGGAATGGCGTTCGCTCGATATCCATGTCGTTCCGGGCCTGTCGGCGATGCAGGCTGCGGCTTCGAGGGTCGGAGCTCCTTTAGGGCATGACTTCTGCGTTCTTTCTCTCTCCGATCGGCTGAAACCTTGGGAGGTGATTGTGAAGCGGCTGCACGCCGCTGCCTCCGCGGACTTTGCGCTGGCTCTCTACAACCCTATTTCGTCCGAGCGCACATGGCAGTTGTCGGAGGCGCAGTCGATCCTCGCGCAATACAGGGCACCCGAAACGCCCGTTGTGCTTGCCCGCAGCGTTGGCAGATCGGACGAGAAGATTGTTTTCACCGATCTCGGAAGGCTCGATCCCTCATTGGTTGATATGCAAACACTGGTTCTGGTTGGCTCGTCGACCACTCGCCAGTTCACTCTCGCGAACGGCAGGCAACTGATCTACACTCCGCGGAGCTATGGGGTTTAA
- a CDS encoding bifunctional cobalt-precorrin-7 (C(5))-methyltransferase/cobalt-precorrin-6B (C(15))-methyltransferase — protein sequence MTEDKQPWLTIVGIGEDGWDGLNAEAKRAIASADILFGGVRHLAHVPEGAVSRVAWPSPMASAVQEILTTHRGQGSVVVLASGDPMLYGVGVTLTRDLSPSEFRVIPQVSAFSLACARMGWPVAETVLVSLVSRPMEQLHRHLFPGQRLVVYSEDGATPKHVAQWLTSEGYGSSRLNVFENLGGAAENHRESLAKEWSTERCGDLNLIAFVCVADAGIKSFSPVTGLPEEAFETDGQLTKREVRAATLARLAPLPGQRLWDVGAGSGTIGIEWMRAHPSCSCIAFEARQDRVHNIQINAQRLGVPALKVVTGTAPDSFEGLANPDAIFIGGGLTSERLFEECWERLASGGRLVANAVTIESEARLAALHKTHGGELVRILVARAEPIGGTLVWRHLMPITQWAVVKP from the coding sequence ATGACGGAGGACAAACAGCCCTGGCTGACGATCGTCGGCATCGGAGAAGATGGCTGGGACGGCCTCAACGCAGAAGCGAAGCGGGCCATCGCGTCTGCTGACATTCTGTTTGGCGGAGTTCGTCATCTGGCGCATGTGCCTGAGGGGGCTGTGTCGAGAGTTGCATGGCCGTCTCCCATGGCCTCTGCGGTGCAGGAGATCTTGACGACGCATCGAGGACAGGGAAGCGTTGTCGTCCTCGCCAGCGGCGATCCAATGCTCTATGGGGTCGGCGTGACGCTGACTCGTGACTTGTCTCCATCAGAGTTTCGCGTAATTCCTCAGGTCTCTGCGTTCTCGCTGGCTTGCGCACGAATGGGTTGGCCAGTTGCGGAGACGGTGCTTGTTTCCCTGGTAAGCCGCCCGATGGAGCAACTTCATCGGCATCTTTTTCCTGGGCAGCGGCTCGTGGTTTACTCCGAAGACGGTGCGACGCCAAAGCATGTTGCTCAGTGGCTTACGAGTGAGGGCTATGGTTCGAGCCGCCTAAATGTCTTTGAGAATCTGGGTGGTGCTGCAGAGAATCATCGTGAGTCGTTGGCAAAGGAATGGTCTACAGAGCGATGCGGTGATTTAAACCTGATTGCATTTGTCTGTGTTGCTGATGCTGGAATTAAATCCTTCTCTCCAGTTACAGGCTTGCCGGAAGAGGCTTTTGAAACCGATGGCCAACTGACGAAGCGTGAGGTTCGTGCTGCTACGCTCGCCCGGCTCGCTCCTTTGCCGGGACAGCGGCTATGGGACGTAGGCGCAGGTTCAGGGACTATTGGTATCGAATGGATGCGGGCGCATCCTTCGTGTTCCTGCATCGCCTTTGAAGCGCGACAGGATCGAGTTCACAATATTCAAATAAATGCCCAGCGTCTGGGTGTGCCGGCTTTGAAGGTTGTTACGGGGACAGCGCCTGACAGCTTCGAGGGGTTGGCTAATCCGGATGCCATCTTTATCGGAGGCGGCCTCACTTCCGAACGCCTGTTTGAAGAGTGCTGGGAGAGACTCGCCTCCGGTGGACGATTGGTTGCGAATGCCGTAACCATCGAAAGTGAAGCACGCCTTGCAGCCCTGCATAAGACGCACGGCGGTGAATTAGTGCGAATTCTTGTTGCGCGTGCTGAACCGATCGGTGGCACTCTTGTTTGGCGACACCTGATGCCTATTACGCAGTGGGCAGTTGTGAAACCATGA
- a CDS encoding cobalamin biosynthesis protein, producing MSQHVSIGIGCSSRATVEDVLQLVKSCAVEIAPDSIVATLDRRSTIGEAVAANLGLRLMLFPADRLAQVPGVTNPSSLASATVGTSSVAEAAALAALGPRARLTVTRQTGRFCTCAVAVIA from the coding sequence ATGAGCCAGCATGTTTCGATAGGGATTGGCTGCTCCTCTCGCGCGACGGTCGAGGATGTTCTCCAACTCGTCAAGAGTTGTGCTGTCGAGATCGCGCCTGACTCGATTGTCGCGACGCTTGATCGCCGTTCAACGATCGGAGAAGCTGTAGCAGCAAACTTAGGATTACGACTTATGTTATTTCCCGCAGATAGACTCGCTCAGGTTCCTGGCGTCACGAATCCTTCTTCTCTGGCCTCTGCAACGGTTGGCACTTCCAGCGTTGCGGAGGCCGCAGCATTAGCCGCTCTGGGCCCGAGAGCGCGGCTCACTGTAACGCGTCAGACAGGACGCTTCTGCACCTGCGCCGTGGCGGTGATCGCATGA
- the cobM gene encoding precorrin-4 C(11)-methyltransferase, with protein MSVHFIGAGPGAADLLTLRGRDLIQKSQVCLYAGSLVPKEVLAHAPAGARIIDSAEMNLDEIIAVIAAAHEEGLDVARIHSGDLSIWSTMAEQIRRLTQLGIPYDVTPGVPSFAAAAAALSQELTLPEIAQTLILTRTSTRSTPMPLGEDLTTLGKTGATMAIHLSIMNLEMVTSQLLPLYGADCPVVVVYRASWPDQAILRGTLSTIQEIVAASGINKNALILVGKSLGQSVFGESYLYSASRDREPEAKA; from the coding sequence ATGAGCGTTCACTTTATCGGTGCCGGTCCGGGAGCGGCAGATCTACTTACTCTTCGAGGCCGTGACTTAATTCAGAAGTCCCAGGTGTGTCTCTACGCCGGCTCTCTGGTGCCGAAGGAAGTGCTTGCGCATGCTCCGGCCGGTGCTCGCATCATCGATTCTGCTGAGATGAACCTTGACGAGATTATTGCCGTAATCGCTGCGGCGCATGAGGAAGGTCTTGATGTCGCGCGCATTCATTCGGGAGATCTCTCCATCTGGAGCACGATGGCGGAGCAGATTCGCCGCCTCACTCAGCTCGGCATTCCCTACGATGTGACTCCCGGTGTTCCTTCCTTTGCCGCTGCCGCCGCTGCTCTGAGCCAGGAGCTGACACTACCCGAGATCGCCCAGACCCTGATCCTGACACGGACTTCGACTCGATCAACCCCCATGCCTCTTGGGGAAGATCTCACCACGCTGGGCAAGACCGGGGCAACGATGGCCATCCATCTCTCGATCATGAATCTCGAGATGGTGACCTCGCAGTTATTGCCGCTGTATGGAGCGGACTGTCCCGTCGTGGTGGTGTATCGAGCCAGTTGGCCGGACCAGGCTATTCTGCGAGGGACGTTGTCTACGATTCAAGAGATCGTTGCTGCCTCAGGTATCAACAAGAATGCCCTGATTTTAGTCGGCAAATCTCTTGGCCAATCGGTCTTCGGTGAGAGCTATCTTTACTCCGCATCCAGAGATAGGGAACCGGAAGCAAAAGCGTAG